Proteins encoded together in one Cydia pomonella isolate Wapato2018A chromosome 10, ilCydPomo1, whole genome shotgun sequence window:
- the LOC133521924 gene encoding proton-coupled amino acid transporter-like protein pathetic gives MYGRLHMSSLSYPDLAEAVVKTGPFPKLTKRAHIFRYLVDATICINLFGSCSVYSVIIARTIKQILEKANLVGEESIRIYIACMIIPLVLIAMILTLKYLAPFSIVGNILLLILAFSTIYFGSKAATKSPTEFPLIKDAEGFFEFLGVCVFSMEGMGVVLPIENHMREPKKFPRVLCMGMSVVIGIVAVIGFFGYWGYGEKSVTPITMNFPWEIYPIILRSSLALVVYITFALNFWAPFNLVWFYIKVKYNPDKYWCVERIYRAIIVIGLILLAIAFPNINAFMGFLGSFCISLLGFLFPSFIELAVKWNDPGLGACKWRLYKFGAVFGFGVFLCILGTYSNVKSLVTSNE, from the exons ATGTACGGACGGCTACACATGTCAAGTCTCTCATATCCTGACCTCGCTGAGGCGGTCGTAAAAACAGGCCCATTCCCTAAACTAACTAAACGTGCCCACATCTtcag GTACTTGGTAGATGCAACTATCTGCATAAACCTCTTTGGCTCTTGCAGTGTGTACTCAGTGATAATAGCTCGAACTATAAAACAAATACTGGAGAAAGCGAATCTAGTAGGAGAGGAAAGCATACGGATCTACATTGCCTGCATGATCATTCCCTTAGTTCTCATCGCCATGATTTTGACTTTGAAGTACCTGGCGCCATTTTCTATTGTAGGGAACATATTACTGT TGATTTTGGCTTTCTCCACGATATACTTCGGATCGAAAGCTGCCACCAAATCCCCTACAGAGTTCCCTCTTATCAAGGACGCTGAGGGTTTCTTCGAGTTTCTAGGCGTTTGCGTGTTCAGTATGGAAGGAATGGGCGTAGTGCTTCCAATCGAGAACCATATGAGGGAACCGAAGAAATTCCCTAGAGTGCTGTGTATGG GCATGTCGGTGGTGATTGGCATTGTGGCAGTAATTGGATTTTTCGGCTATTGGGGTTATGGCGAGAAGTCTGTTACTCCTATCACTATGAATTTTCCTTGGGAAAT TTACCCGATCATTCTAAGAAGCAGTTTGGCCCTGGTTGTCTACATTACATTCGCTCTCAACTTCTGGGCTCCCTTTAACTTGGTGTGGTTCTATATCAAGGTCAAATACAACCCGGACAAGTACTGGTGTGTGGAGCGGATCTACAGAGCTATCATAGTGATCGGGCTTATTCTGCTCGCCATAGCGTTCCCGAATATCAACGCTTTTATGGGATTC TTGGGCTCATTTTGCATCTCGCTGTTGGGTTTCTTGTTCCCGTCGTTCATCGAGCTGGCAGTCAAATGGAACGACCCAGGTTTGGGCGCCTGCAAATGGCGGCTGTATAAGTTCGGCGCCGTGTTCGGCTTCGGGGTGTTCTTGTGTATACTGGGAACATATTCCAATGTCAAGAGCTTGGTTACTTCCAACGAGTAG
- the LOC133521919 gene encoding proton-coupled amino acid transporter-like protein pathetic isoform X1 gives MVDPNKPTNGSVEASRPAASAAPRSARPDFVIKATGEEARNYDYAAARLEAGPIKTTNFIEAVGNLIKTCLGGGVVGIHAAYKKCGLFTGLVINILAGMMLIHSKYILVSSAQLMYGRLQVPSLTFPELAEASLKTGPFPKLTKHGHIFRYMVDATLCINIFGSCSVYSVIVARTIKQILEEAQVVGEASIRIYTACMLIPCILIAMILSLKYLAPFSIVANILLIILAFSTIYYGSKAATKSPSEFPLIKDAKGFFEFLGVCIFSMEGIGMSIPIENHMKEPKKFPLVICTGMTAVISIVGTIGFFGYWGYGEEARTPITMNFPWKVYPIILKCSLALVLYVTFALNFWAPFNLVWYYIKVKHNPEKYWCIERLYRAAFVIALILLAIAFPNINAFMGFIGSFGVGFSAFMFPATIEIAVKWHEPGLGWRKWRLYKFFIVFGFGMFLCLMGGYCNLGNLLMDEA, from the exons ATG GTAGATCCAAACAAGCCCACAAACGGCTCGGTGGAGGCAAGCAGGCCAGCTGCAAGTGCTGCACCTCGCTCTGCGCGGCCAGATTTTGTAATCAAAGCAACAGGAGAAGAAGCTAGAAACTATGACTATGCCGCTGCCAGGCTTGAAGCGGGCCCTATAAAAACCACCAA TTTCATCGAAGCGGTGGGCAACTTGATTAAGACATGCTTGGGCGGTGGCGTGGTCGGCATCCACGCGGCCTACAAGAAGTGCGGACTGTTCACCGGGCTTGTGATCAACATCTTGGCCGGAATGATGCTTATACACAGCAAGTAT ATCCTGGTGTCATCAGCACAGCTCATGTACGGACGGCTACAGGTGCCAAGTCTCACGTTTCCTGAACTCGCCGAGGCGTCGCTGAAGACGGGCCCGTTCCCAAAACTAACTAAACATGGCCACATCTTCAG GTACATGGTTGACGCAACACTCTGCATAAACATATTTGGCTCTTGTAGCGTGTACTCAGTCATCGTAGCTCGTACTATCAAGCAAATTCTGGAAGAAGCTCAGGTCGTAGGAGAAGCAAGCATACGCATATACACTGCTTGTATGCTCATACCCTGTATTCTTATCGCCATGATTTTGAGTTTGAAGTATTTGGCGCCATTTTCTATCGTGGCGAACATATTATTGA TAATTTTGGCTTTTTCTACAATATACTATGGATCGAAAGCAGCCACCAAGTCCCCTTCAGAGTTTCCACTTATCAAGGACGCAAAGGGTTTTTTTGAGTTTCTAGGCGTCTGTATATTCAGCATGGAAGGCATTGGCATGTCGATTCCGATCGAGAATCATATGAAAGAACCGAAGAAATTTCCTTTAGTGATATGCACGG GCATGACAGCGGTGATTAGCATCGTAGGTACAATTGGATTTTTCGGCTATTGGGGTTATGGTGAGGAGGCCCGTACTCCCATCACCATGAATTTTCCTTGGAAAGT TTACCCGATCATTTTGAAATGCAGCTTAGCGTTGGTTCTCTACGTGACGTTTGCGCTCAACTTCTGGGCCCCCTTTAACCTGGTGTGGTATTACATCAAGGTGAAACACAACCCGGAAAAGTATTGGTGTATCGAGCGGCTGTATAGGGCTGCATTTGTGATCGCGCTTATCTTGCTCGCCATCGCATTCCCGAATATCAACGCCTTTATGGGATTT ATCGGTTCTTTCGGCGTTGGTTTCTCGGCCTTCATGTTCCCAGCGACCATCGAGATCGCAGTCAAGTGGCACGAGCCAGGCCTAGGCTGGCGCAAGTGGCGGCTATACAAGTTCTTCATAGTTTTCGGTTTCGGCATGTTCCTGTGTCTTATGGGAGGCTACTGCAATCTCGGGAACTTGTTGATGGACGAGGCATAA
- the LOC133521919 gene encoding proton-coupled amino acid transporter-like protein pathetic isoform X3, whose product MLGRWRGRHPRGLQEVRTVHRACDQHLGRNDAYTQQILVSSAQLMYGRLQVPSLTFPELAEASLKTGPFPKLTKHGHIFRYMVDATLCINIFGSCSVYSVIVARTIKQILEEAQVVGEASIRIYTACMLIPCILIAMILSLKYLAPFSIVANILLIILAFSTIYYGSKAATKSPSEFPLIKDAKGFFEFLGVCIFSMEGIGMSIPIENHMKEPKKFPLVICTGMTAVISIVGTIGFFGYWGYGEEARTPITMNFPWKVYPIILKCSLALVLYVTFALNFWAPFNLVWYYIKVKHNPEKYWCIERLYRAAFVIALILLAIAFPNINAFMGFIGSFGVGFSAFMFPATIEIAVKWHEPGLGWRKWRLYKFFIVFGFGMFLCLMGGYCNLGNLLMDEA is encoded by the exons ATGCTTGGGCGGTGGCGTGGTCGGCATCCACGCGGCCTACAAGAAGTGCGGACTGTTCACCGGGCTTGTGATCAACATCTTGGCCGGAATGATGCTTATACACAGCAA ATCCTGGTGTCATCAGCACAGCTCATGTACGGACGGCTACAGGTGCCAAGTCTCACGTTTCCTGAACTCGCCGAGGCGTCGCTGAAGACGGGCCCGTTCCCAAAACTAACTAAACATGGCCACATCTTCAG GTACATGGTTGACGCAACACTCTGCATAAACATATTTGGCTCTTGTAGCGTGTACTCAGTCATCGTAGCTCGTACTATCAAGCAAATTCTGGAAGAAGCTCAGGTCGTAGGAGAAGCAAGCATACGCATATACACTGCTTGTATGCTCATACCCTGTATTCTTATCGCCATGATTTTGAGTTTGAAGTATTTGGCGCCATTTTCTATCGTGGCGAACATATTATTGA TAATTTTGGCTTTTTCTACAATATACTATGGATCGAAAGCAGCCACCAAGTCCCCTTCAGAGTTTCCACTTATCAAGGACGCAAAGGGTTTTTTTGAGTTTCTAGGCGTCTGTATATTCAGCATGGAAGGCATTGGCATGTCGATTCCGATCGAGAATCATATGAAAGAACCGAAGAAATTTCCTTTAGTGATATGCACGG GCATGACAGCGGTGATTAGCATCGTAGGTACAATTGGATTTTTCGGCTATTGGGGTTATGGTGAGGAGGCCCGTACTCCCATCACCATGAATTTTCCTTGGAAAGT TTACCCGATCATTTTGAAATGCAGCTTAGCGTTGGTTCTCTACGTGACGTTTGCGCTCAACTTCTGGGCCCCCTTTAACCTGGTGTGGTATTACATCAAGGTGAAACACAACCCGGAAAAGTATTGGTGTATCGAGCGGCTGTATAGGGCTGCATTTGTGATCGCGCTTATCTTGCTCGCCATCGCATTCCCGAATATCAACGCCTTTATGGGATTT ATCGGTTCTTTCGGCGTTGGTTTCTCGGCCTTCATGTTCCCAGCGACCATCGAGATCGCAGTCAAGTGGCACGAGCCAGGCCTAGGCTGGCGCAAGTGGCGGCTATACAAGTTCTTCATAGTTTTCGGTTTCGGCATGTTCCTGTGTCTTATGGGAGGCTACTGCAATCTCGGGAACTTGTTGATGGACGAGGCATAA
- the LOC133521919 gene encoding proton-coupled amino acid transporter-like protein pathetic isoform X2 gives MVDPNKPTNGSVEASRPAASAAPRSARPDFVIKATGEEARNYDYAAARLEAGPIKTTNFIEAVGNLIKTCLGGGVVGIHAAYKKCGLFTGLVINILAGMMLIHSKYILVSSAQLMYGRLQVPSLTFPELAEASLKTGPFPKLTKHGHIFRYMVDATLCINIFGSCSVYSVIVARTIKQILEEAQVVGEASIRIYTACMLIPCILIAMILSLKYLAPFSIVANILLIILAFSTIYYGSKAATKSPSEFPLIKDAKGFFEFLGVCIFSMEGIGMSIPIENHMKEPKKFPLVICTGMTAVISIVGTIGFFGYWGYGEEARTPITMNFPWKVYPIILKCSLALVLYVTFALNFWAPFNLVWYYIKVKHNPEKYWCIERLYRAAFVIALILLAIAFPNINAFMGFLG, from the exons ATG GTAGATCCAAACAAGCCCACAAACGGCTCGGTGGAGGCAAGCAGGCCAGCTGCAAGTGCTGCACCTCGCTCTGCGCGGCCAGATTTTGTAATCAAAGCAACAGGAGAAGAAGCTAGAAACTATGACTATGCCGCTGCCAGGCTTGAAGCGGGCCCTATAAAAACCACCAA TTTCATCGAAGCGGTGGGCAACTTGATTAAGACATGCTTGGGCGGTGGCGTGGTCGGCATCCACGCGGCCTACAAGAAGTGCGGACTGTTCACCGGGCTTGTGATCAACATCTTGGCCGGAATGATGCTTATACACAGCAAGTAT ATCCTGGTGTCATCAGCACAGCTCATGTACGGACGGCTACAGGTGCCAAGTCTCACGTTTCCTGAACTCGCCGAGGCGTCGCTGAAGACGGGCCCGTTCCCAAAACTAACTAAACATGGCCACATCTTCAG GTACATGGTTGACGCAACACTCTGCATAAACATATTTGGCTCTTGTAGCGTGTACTCAGTCATCGTAGCTCGTACTATCAAGCAAATTCTGGAAGAAGCTCAGGTCGTAGGAGAAGCAAGCATACGCATATACACTGCTTGTATGCTCATACCCTGTATTCTTATCGCCATGATTTTGAGTTTGAAGTATTTGGCGCCATTTTCTATCGTGGCGAACATATTATTGA TAATTTTGGCTTTTTCTACAATATACTATGGATCGAAAGCAGCCACCAAGTCCCCTTCAGAGTTTCCACTTATCAAGGACGCAAAGGGTTTTTTTGAGTTTCTAGGCGTCTGTATATTCAGCATGGAAGGCATTGGCATGTCGATTCCGATCGAGAATCATATGAAAGAACCGAAGAAATTTCCTTTAGTGATATGCACGG GCATGACAGCGGTGATTAGCATCGTAGGTACAATTGGATTTTTCGGCTATTGGGGTTATGGTGAGGAGGCCCGTACTCCCATCACCATGAATTTTCCTTGGAAAGT TTACCCGATCATTTTGAAATGCAGCTTAGCGTTGGTTCTCTACGTGACGTTTGCGCTCAACTTCTGGGCCCCCTTTAACCTGGTGTGGTATTACATCAAGGTGAAACACAACCCGGAAAAGTATTGGTGTATCGAGCGGCTGTATAGGGCTGCATTTGTGATCGCGCTTATCTTGCTCGCCATCGCATTCCCGAATATCAACGCCTTTATGGGATTT CTGGGCTAG